Proteins from one Gallus gallus isolate bGalGal1 chromosome 17, bGalGal1.mat.broiler.GRCg7b, whole genome shotgun sequence genomic window:
- the LOC121107067 gene encoding uncharacterized protein LOC121107067 isoform X2 yields the protein MSQHGDDRGSNCCRLSGKKRRGAVPRGWEQQPAGCQRSDRAFQRTEGRNRDGRSFMPYRRMEPARPWSGAGQGWKRKASAEADASGLPAKRSLAERQGRSAQCRTAPKRGTDTQQAPGLGALSL from the exons ATGTCTCAGCACGGAGACGACCGCGGTTCCAATTGCTGCCGTCTGAGTGGCAAG aagcgGCGCGGCGCGGTTCCCCgcggttgggagcagcagccagcaggctgccagagatccGACCGCGCCTTCCAGCGCACAGAGGGACGCAACAGGGACGGACGGTCCTTCATGCCATACAGAA GGATGGAGCCTGCGCgtccatggagtggtgctgggcaagGCTGGAAACGCAAAGCCTCCGCAG AAGCTGATGCGAGCGGCCTTCCAGCAAAGCGCAGCCTTGcagaaaggcaaggcagaagCGCCCAGTGTCGCACAGCACCCAAGAGAGGTACAGACACACAGCAGGCACCTGGGCTTGGTGCACTGTCTCTCTAG
- the LOC121107067 gene encoding uncharacterized protein LOC121107067 isoform X1, producing MSQHGDDRGSNCCRLSGKKRRGAVPRGWEQQPAGCQRSDRAFQRTEGRNRDGRSFMPYRSEFLRPSVMKCGGMNFEYSFWAGAALQGMSNEHAFGVQEGAVRSELSISLCLGCQSSIFLFSGGTWAYWAVLLLPAGVCEINTPSVVVGMEPARPWSGAGQGWKRKASAEADASGLPAKRSLAERQGRSAQCRTAPKRGTDTQQAPGLGALSL from the exons ATGTCTCAGCACGGAGACGACCGCGGTTCCAATTGCTGCCGTCTGAGTGGCAAG aagcgGCGCGGCGCGGTTCCCCgcggttgggagcagcagccagcaggctgccagagatccGACCGCGCCTTCCAGCGCACAGAGGGACGCAACAGGGACGGACGGTCCTTCATGCCATACAGAAGTGAGTTTCTTCGGCCCTCTGTCATGAAGTGTGGaggaatgaattttgagtattcGTTCTGGGCGGGTGCAGCGCTTCAGGGGATGTCAAATGAGCATGCatttggagtgcaggaaggagcagtgagaagtgAACTATCAATCAgtttgtgtttgggctgtcaaagtagcatctttctgttttctggggggACGTGGGCATACTGGGCAgtacttctgctgcctgctggtgtctGTGAAATCAACACACCATCTGTTGTTGTAGGGATGGAGCCTGCGCgtccatggagtggtgctgggcaagGCTGGAAACGCAAAGCCTCCGCAG AAGCTGATGCGAGCGGCCTTCCAGCAAAGCGCAGCCTTGcagaaaggcaaggcagaagCGCCCAGTGTCGCACAGCACCCAAGAGAGGTACAGACACACAGCAGGCACCTGGGCTTGGTGCACTGTCTCTCTAG